The Styela clava chromosome 2, kaStyClav1.hap1.2, whole genome shotgun sequence genome contains a region encoding:
- the LOC120336816 gene encoding brain mitochondrial carrier protein 1-like, with amino-acid sequence MASWPSVKPFIQGGISSVLAEVATFPLDLTKTRLQIQGQVIESKHKQIRYRGVAHALGKILQEEGFLAMYSGLGPAAARQLIYGGLKRGLYRTFQNWSGVRGARSTILMDLVLASSSGAISAFVCNPVDIVKVRMQSQGITFTSCYRQLLYVDGIKGLFRGVYPNVMRTAVLVGFSFSVYDEVKRLILYDLGIREGFYSYILASCIASITGSFAANPFDVIKSRMMNQKMDGIRYRSTFDCFIKTVKLEGSSALLKGYGTMLCRTVPWHTVFFLANEYMWR; translated from the exons ATGGCCTCATGGCCAAGTGTCAAGCCATTCATACAAGGTGGAATATCATCTGTTCTTGCTGAGGTTGCCACATTTCCACTTGATCTAACAAAGACAAGACTTCAGATACAG GGTCAAGTCATTGAGTcaaaacacaaacaaataaGATACAGAGGTGTTGCTCATGCATTGGGGAAAATTTTACAAGAAGAGGGATTTCTGGCAATGTATTCAGG ATTGGGACCAGCTGCAGCTCGCCAATTAATTTATGGAGGACTGAAGAGGGGACTTTATCGTACTTTTCAGAATTGGAGTGGTGTAAGAGGAGCAA GAAGTACGATTCTTATGGATTTGGTTCTAGCATCCTCTTCAGGTGCAATATCAGCATTTGTTTGCAACCCTGTTGACATTGTTAAG GTCAGAATGCAATCACAGGGAATAACATTCACGTCATGCTACAGGCAGTTATTATATGTCGATGGAATAAAAGGTTTATTCAgg gGTGTTTACCCAAATGTTATGCGGACAGCTGTTCTTGTTGGATTTTCATTTTCTGTTTATGATGAAGTGAAACGATTAATTTTATATGACCTTGGTATAAGAGAAGGattttattcttatatttt AGCATCATGCATTGCGTCAATCACTGGTTCTTTTGCAGCAAACCCATTTGATGTAATTAAG TCAAGAATGATGAATCAGAAAATGGATGGGATTCGATATAGAAGCacttttgattgttttataaaG ACTGTGAAATTAGAAGGATCTTCAGCACTTCTAAAGGGGTATGGGACAATGCTATGCAGAACTGTACCCTGGCATACTGTG TTTTTTCTTGCCAATGAATACATGTGGAGGTGA